A section of the Streptomyces xinghaiensis S187 genome encodes:
- the gcvH gene encoding glycine cleavage system protein GcvH — protein sequence MSNPQQLRYSKEHEWLSAAEEGVSTVGITSHAADALGDVVYVQLPEVGDTVTAGEPCGELESTKSVSDLYAPVSGEITEVNQDVVDDPALVNSAPYEGGWLFKVRTDESAGEPELLSADEYAAFTGN from the coding sequence ATGAGCAACCCCCAGCAGCTGCGCTACAGCAAGGAGCACGAGTGGCTGTCCGCCGCCGAGGAGGGCGTGTCCACCGTGGGCATCACCTCCCACGCGGCCGACGCGCTCGGTGACGTCGTCTACGTCCAGCTCCCGGAGGTCGGCGACACGGTCACCGCGGGCGAACCCTGCGGTGAGCTGGAGTCGACCAAGTCGGTCAGCGACCTGTACGCGCCGGTCTCCGGCGAGATCACCGAGGTCAACCAGGACGTCGTGGACGATCCCGCGCTGGTGAACTCCGCCCCGTACGAGGGCGGCTGGCTGTTCAAGGTGAGGACCGACGAGAGCGCGGGCGAGCCCGAGCTGCTCTCCGCGGACGAGTACGCGGCCTTCACCGGCAACTGA
- the gcvT gene encoding glycine cleavage system aminomethyltransferase GcvT: protein MTDAPRRTPLDALHRSLGASMTDFAGWDMPLRYGSERDEHTAVRTRAGLFDLSHMGEITVTGPQAGELLDHALVGNLSALAVGRARYTMICEPGGGILDDLIVYRLAGERYMVVANASNAQVVLDALTERAAGFDAAVADDRENYALIAVQGPESPGILGSLTDADLDGLKYYAGLPGTVARVPALIARTGYTGEDGFELFTAPDDAEPLWRALTAAGKDAGLVPCGLSCRDTLRLEAGMPLYGHELSTALTPFDAGLGRVVKFDKTTNGGRFVGREALEAAAARAAEAPPRKLVGLVAEGRRVPRAGYAVVAADGGEVIGEVTSGAPSPTLGKPLAMAYVDPAYAAPGTPGVAVDIRGRHEPYEVVALPFYKRQR from the coding sequence ATGACCGATGCCCCCCGCCGCACCCCGCTTGACGCGCTGCACCGCTCGCTCGGTGCCTCGATGACCGACTTCGCCGGCTGGGACATGCCGCTGCGCTACGGCAGCGAGCGGGACGAGCACACCGCCGTCCGCACCCGGGCCGGCCTCTTCGACCTCTCCCACATGGGCGAGATCACCGTGACCGGCCCGCAGGCCGGCGAGCTGCTCGACCACGCCCTGGTGGGCAACCTCTCCGCGCTCGCGGTGGGCCGCGCCCGCTACACCATGATCTGCGAGCCGGGCGGCGGCATCCTCGACGACCTGATCGTCTACCGCCTCGCCGGGGAGCGGTACATGGTCGTCGCCAACGCCTCCAACGCCCAGGTGGTACTGGACGCGCTGACGGAGCGCGCCGCCGGCTTCGACGCGGCCGTGGCCGACGACCGCGAGAACTACGCGCTGATCGCGGTCCAGGGCCCCGAGTCCCCCGGCATCCTCGGCTCGCTCACCGACGCGGACCTGGACGGCCTGAAGTACTACGCCGGGCTGCCCGGCACCGTCGCCCGCGTCCCCGCCCTGATCGCCCGGACCGGCTACACGGGCGAGGACGGCTTCGAGCTCTTCACCGCCCCCGACGACGCCGAGCCGCTGTGGCGGGCGCTGACCGCGGCGGGGAAGGACGCGGGCCTCGTCCCCTGCGGCCTGTCCTGCCGGGACACCCTGCGCCTGGAGGCCGGGATGCCGCTCTACGGGCACGAGCTGAGCACCGCGCTCACCCCGTTCGACGCCGGGCTCGGCCGGGTGGTCAAGTTCGACAAGACCACGAACGGCGGCCGCTTCGTCGGCCGCGAGGCGCTGGAGGCCGCCGCGGCCCGCGCCGCGGAGGCACCGCCGCGGAAGCTCGTCGGCCTGGTGGCCGAGGGGCGGCGGGTGCCGCGCGCCGGGTACGCGGTGGTGGCCGCGGACGGCGGCGAGGTCATCGGCGAGGTCACCTCCGGCGCCCCCTCGCCGACCCTCGGCAAGCCGCTCGCCATGGCCTACGTGGACCCCGCCTACGCCGCCCCGGGCACCCCGGGGGTGGCCGTGGACATCCGCGGCCGCCACGAGCCGTACGAGGTCGTGGCCCTGCCGTTCTACAAGCGGCAGCGCTGA